In Hyalangium gracile, the following proteins share a genomic window:
- a CDS encoding BAR domain-containing protein produces MSADTPPPVIVSPRLEQILQTLPDPAFAGRLRKAYIAAAQAIARLSDMDLVKYETDSTESGADLSLWEEMAPVIRDTVVDVNTLLNVIREQFSGPLPAGGADGFQAKAREASSALQESMAQMAQQITQLGEAMRNPSVVSDRWTLLAEIQRFRSSFREQISNLVYTSITAFVDVARKEVVPGYEAEVKASMTVRAIVADLGRILSARLAKVRDAGPAELQANAQQLQNEMDAFGRTAAYRGLRAQDKRHFIELRGKVGPLAAMAAPPKEELLSAVEALDGLVRGLASVNQRQVLIINDREVWAACGVRLERAMGLVDSDPATAARLLAEAAAIGQSLYGRESNMDAFLRKARKAPLASLTGPELRATLENLQGLLANLGVT; encoded by the coding sequence GTGTCCGCCGATACCCCACCCCCCGTGATTGTCTCTCCGAGGCTCGAGCAGATCCTCCAGACACTGCCGGATCCGGCGTTCGCCGGTCGGCTCAGGAAGGCGTACATCGCCGCCGCGCAGGCCATCGCGAGGCTCAGCGACATGGACCTGGTGAAGTACGAGACGGACTCCACCGAGTCGGGCGCCGACCTGTCCCTGTGGGAGGAGATGGCTCCCGTCATCCGGGACACGGTGGTGGACGTCAACACGCTGCTCAACGTCATCCGCGAGCAGTTCTCCGGACCGCTGCCCGCGGGAGGAGCGGACGGGTTCCAGGCCAAGGCCCGAGAGGCGTCATCCGCGCTGCAGGAGTCGATGGCCCAGATGGCCCAGCAGATCACCCAGCTGGGCGAGGCCATGCGCAACCCCTCCGTGGTGTCGGACCGCTGGACGTTGCTGGCCGAGATCCAGCGCTTCCGTTCCTCCTTCCGAGAGCAGATCAGCAACCTCGTCTACACCTCCATCACCGCCTTCGTGGATGTGGCCCGGAAGGAGGTCGTCCCCGGCTACGAGGCCGAGGTGAAGGCGTCGATGACGGTGCGGGCCATCGTGGCCGACCTGGGGCGCATCCTCTCCGCGCGACTGGCCAAGGTGCGTGACGCCGGGCCCGCGGAGCTGCAGGCCAACGCCCAGCAGCTCCAGAACGAGATGGATGCCTTCGGCCGGACGGCTGCCTACCGGGGCCTGCGCGCCCAGGACAAGCGGCACTTCATCGAGCTGCGCGGCAAGGTGGGGCCCCTGGCGGCCATGGCCGCTCCGCCGAAGGAGGAGCTGCTCTCCGCGGTGGAGGCGCTGGATGGGCTCGTGCGCGGGCTGGCCTCGGTGAACCAGCGGCAGGTGCTCATCATCAATGACCGCGAGGTATGGGCCGCCTGTGGGGTGCGCCTGGAGCGGGCCATGGGCCTGGTGGACTCGGATCCGGCCACCGCCGCGCGGCTGCTCGCCGAGGCCGCCGCCATCGGGCAGTCGCTCTATGGGCGCGAGTCGAACATGGACGCCTTCCTGCGCAAGGCCCGCAAGGCGCCGCTGGCCAGCCTCACCGGCCCGGAGCTGCGCGCCACGCTGGAGAACCTGCAGGGCCTGCTGGCCAACCTGGGGGTGACGTGA
- a CDS encoding HAD-IIB family hydrolase, with translation MRRSPRSSAVGKGVRATGPRPLREAELSRVESVFTDVDGTLTTGHKLRSQTIRALESLSEAGLRVVLVSGRPAGWGEAWARTLPVAGVIVENGGLCFVRGAQGALRRVYAETPAERAANRKRLRSEVLRVLGKVPGARLSSDSAYTEVDLAIDYNEEARLGDAAAGRIESLLRARGVTAVRSSVHVNCWLGRFDKLSMSRRFAQVAWRERLTPEDGRSVYAGDSFNDAPMFQAFALSVGVANVRGVLDRIEAPPAFITRAAEGQGFEELARAILVQRRRRPALQE, from the coding sequence GTGAGGCGGTCGCCTCGTAGCAGCGCGGTGGGCAAGGGCGTGCGAGCCACGGGGCCTCGGCCTCTGCGTGAGGCGGAGCTGTCCCGCGTGGAGAGCGTCTTCACGGACGTGGACGGCACGCTCACCACGGGCCACAAGCTGCGCAGCCAGACGATCCGTGCGCTCGAGAGCCTGTCCGAGGCGGGCCTGCGGGTGGTGCTCGTCAGCGGCCGCCCGGCGGGGTGGGGCGAGGCCTGGGCGCGCACGCTCCCGGTGGCGGGTGTCATCGTGGAGAACGGCGGCCTGTGCTTCGTGCGCGGAGCCCAGGGCGCGCTGCGCCGGGTGTACGCGGAGACGCCAGCGGAGCGAGCCGCCAACCGCAAGCGCCTGCGCTCGGAGGTGCTCCGGGTGCTGGGCAAGGTGCCGGGCGCTCGGCTGTCCTCGGACAGTGCGTACACCGAGGTGGATCTGGCCATCGACTACAACGAGGAGGCCCGGCTGGGAGACGCGGCGGCGGGCCGCATCGAGTCGCTGCTGCGCGCGCGGGGCGTGACGGCGGTGCGCTCCTCGGTGCACGTCAACTGCTGGCTCGGGCGCTTCGACAAGCTGTCCATGTCGCGGCGCTTCGCCCAGGTGGCGTGGCGCGAGCGGCTGACGCCCGAGGATGGCCGCTCCGTCTACGCCGGGGATTCTTTCAACGACGCCCCGATGTTCCAGGCATTTGCCCTCAGTGTGGGCGTGGCCAACGTGCGCGGCGTGCTGGACCGCATCGAGGCGCCGCCGGCCTTCATCACCCGTGCCGCCGAGGGGCAGGGCTTCGAGGAGCTGGCTCGCGCCATCCTCGTCCAGCGCCGCCGCCGCCCGGCTCTCCAGGAGTGA
- a CDS encoding class I SAM-dependent rRNA methyltransferase translates to MNVVKLELARGLGRHLRAGHPWVFRKALEQVPKIPAGSVVDLTENGKFVARGYFDPHSAIAVRVLTREPRETIDADFITRRVRQALAARRGLIDLTDTDSFRLLHGEGDGLPGVVADLYAGHVVLKLYSAGLTPYRHLIVEAFKAALPELKGIIGRDEVARDDVEEDDGRGSGRMLYGPDAPELIPIRERGAIFLVDAWRGQKTGFFLDQRENRFLIRRLAKDRDVLNCFCFSGGFSVNAALGGARSVFSVDLDPDAIALARENFTRNGLPAEKYDFLAADVFKIIQSFKDEGRTFDLIILDPPAFAKSQRAVQAAIDGYASLNRQALALLRPGGLLATASCSARVSPDDFMGAVREAGFKAGVDLALVEERYQPPDHPVRLQFPEGKYLKFYVLASV, encoded by the coding sequence GTGAACGTCGTGAAGCTCGAGCTGGCCCGCGGACTGGGCCGCCACCTGCGCGCAGGCCACCCGTGGGTGTTCCGCAAGGCGCTGGAGCAGGTGCCGAAGATCCCCGCCGGCAGCGTGGTGGACCTCACCGAGAACGGGAAGTTCGTCGCGCGTGGCTACTTCGATCCGCACTCGGCCATCGCTGTGCGCGTGCTCACGCGCGAGCCGCGGGAGACCATCGACGCGGACTTCATCACCCGGCGGGTGAGGCAGGCGCTCGCCGCGCGGAGGGGCCTCATCGACCTCACCGACACGGACAGCTTCCGCCTCCTCCATGGCGAGGGGGACGGCCTGCCGGGCGTGGTGGCGGACCTCTACGCGGGCCACGTGGTGCTCAAGCTGTACTCGGCGGGCCTCACGCCCTACCGGCACCTCATCGTGGAGGCGTTCAAGGCGGCGCTCCCCGAGCTCAAGGGCATCATCGGCCGGGATGAGGTGGCTCGGGACGACGTGGAGGAGGATGACGGCCGGGGCTCGGGGCGGATGCTCTACGGGCCGGATGCGCCGGAGCTCATCCCCATCCGCGAGCGGGGCGCCATCTTCCTCGTGGACGCATGGCGCGGGCAGAAGACGGGCTTCTTCCTGGACCAGCGGGAGAACCGCTTCCTCATCCGCCGGCTGGCGAAGGACCGGGACGTGCTCAACTGCTTCTGCTTCAGCGGAGGCTTCTCGGTGAACGCGGCGCTGGGTGGGGCCAGGAGCGTCTTCTCGGTGGACCTGGATCCAGACGCCATCGCGCTGGCCCGAGAGAACTTCACGCGCAACGGGCTGCCGGCGGAGAAGTACGACTTCCTCGCCGCGGACGTCTTCAAGATCATCCAGTCCTTCAAGGACGAGGGCCGCACGTTCGATCTGATCATCCTGGACCCGCCCGCCTTCGCGAAGAGCCAGCGCGCGGTGCAGGCTGCGATCGACGGGTACGCCTCGCTCAACCGGCAGGCGCTCGCGCTGCTGCGGCCCGGAGGGTTGCTGGCCACGGCCTCGTGCTCGGCGCGCGTCAGCCCCGACGACTTCATGGGCGCGGTGCGCGAGGCGGGCTTCAAGGCCGGCGTGGACCTGGCGCTCGTGGAGGAGCGCTACCAGCCGCCGGATCACCCGGTCCGCCTGCAGTTCCCCGAGGGCAAGTACCTCAAGTTCTACGTGCTCGCCTCCGTGTGA
- a CDS encoding putative lipase: MNPIERGRNLINNVRTGAEKAVNKVENAVAKTVDKVQDVAADAGQKIHNVVDGFEAKAVGGAKAVQGLFGGGNQPDRVYDGQFLGAGGKTFPPGTALKDVPGVTPKNNPNPSETIVYVNGINTPKDAQYSSLESIAETTGAKVVGIHNATEGMAADLVQCVKDKLDKGTNPAVDTLADTLYKEIKAGRSVHVMAHSQGGLITSRALGHVYDRLRLEDGMSKADAQKAMSKLNVETFGAAAMTYPDGPNYVHYVNRGDPVPDAFGLGPTGWNPLTDGGKNSVVHRFNDFKLNPIAAHGFESVYLKHRVPFDQARAGNFNN, encoded by the coding sequence GAACGCCGTCGCCAAGACGGTGGACAAGGTGCAGGACGTCGCTGCCGACGCGGGCCAGAAGATCCACAACGTGGTGGACGGCTTCGAGGCCAAGGCCGTTGGCGGCGCCAAGGCGGTGCAGGGCCTGTTCGGCGGCGGCAACCAGCCGGACCGCGTGTATGACGGGCAGTTCCTGGGCGCCGGCGGCAAGACGTTCCCCCCTGGCACCGCGCTGAAGGACGTCCCCGGCGTCACCCCGAAGAACAACCCGAACCCCTCCGAGACGATCGTCTACGTCAACGGCATCAACACCCCGAAGGACGCCCAGTACAGCAGCCTGGAGTCCATCGCGGAGACGACGGGCGCCAAGGTGGTGGGCATCCACAACGCCACCGAGGGCATGGCGGCGGACCTGGTCCAGTGCGTGAAGGACAAGCTGGACAAGGGCACCAACCCGGCCGTGGATACGCTGGCCGACACGCTCTACAAGGAGATCAAGGCGGGCCGCTCGGTGCACGTGATGGCGCACAGCCAGGGAGGCCTCATCACCAGCCGCGCGCTCGGCCACGTGTACGACAGGCTCCGCTTGGAAGATGGGATGTCCAAGGCCGACGCTCAGAAGGCCATGAGCAAGCTGAACGTGGAGACGTTCGGCGCGGCGGCCATGACGTACCCGGACGGCCCCAACTACGTGCACTACGTCAACCGCGGCGACCCGGTGCCCGACGCCTTCGGCCTGGGCCCCACGGGCTGGAACCCGCTGACGGACGGCGGCAAGAACTCGGTGGTGCACCGCTTCAACGACTTCAAGCTCAACCCCATCGCGGCGCACGGCTTCGAGTCCGTGTACCTGAAGCACCGCGTGCCGTTCGATCAGGCCCGGGCCGGTAACTTCAACAACTGA